The Zingiber officinale cultivar Zhangliang chromosome 10A, Zo_v1.1, whole genome shotgun sequence genome contains a region encoding:
- the LOC122027086 gene encoding ABC transporter B family member 29, chloroplastic-like yields the protein MLLLAALAPPSSVLSLSSSSLQNISFLRNRLSVAHLRFSSLIILSNPSLSSSSSPFFAAARESPPSIVAACESRPRDAAFRFSSPLFQIAPFLRDEWTTILKGWLCSFVAIYCLSRAVPQLGRLSSILSQVHSPRVPQEGAVLVALGCLSSAAAYLQQAFLWEAASRSVYRLRIHVFDRILQRDLEFFEGNNGLLAGDVAYRMTAEAADVSEALYAILNMTVPNTLQFVAMATQMISVSPMLSLLAAFAVPCILFFIAYLGETLRKISRKASMSSARLSAYLNEVLPSMLVVKANIGESKESFRFQTLALDNLLQQLKKKKMKALIPQLVQALCLGGLLVLCVCSVVVSRNSFDCSNLFSFITALMLLIEPIKGAGKAYNELKQGEPAIERLLDPTRFIPKVTEKSDAIDLDYVTGDIRFCGVKFRYGDDMPYVLDQADLHIRPGERVALVGPSGGGKTTLSKLLLRLYDPQCGSILVDNHDIQDVKLKSLRKHIVLVSQESMLFSGTVTENIGYRDLTGQINQADVEYAARIANADEFITKFVEGYETNIGQRGSLLSGGQKQRLAIARALYQNASLLILDEATSALDGKSELLVREALKRLMENHTVLVIAHRLETVQMADRVVVLDRGKLTEISKSSFLSSGGLCDSHLV from the exons ATGCTTCTACTTGCCGCACTCGCGCCGCCCTCTTCCGtcctttccctctcctcctcgTCCTTGCAAAACATAAGCTTTCTTAGAAACCGTCTCTCCGTCGCCCATCTTCGCTTCTCGTCGCTCATCATCCTTTCCAACCCTtcgctttcttcctcctcctcgccCTTCTTCGCCGCCGCTCGCGAATCCCCGCCCTCGATTGTCGCAGCCTGCGAATCCAGGCCACGTGACGCCGCCTTCCGCTTCTCGTCGCCTCTCTTTCAGATCGCACCTTTCCTCCGCGACGAATGGACGACCATACTCAAGGGATGGCTCTGCAGCTTCGTTGCTATCTATTGCCTCTCGCGCGCCGTGCCCCAGCTCGGACGCCTTTCCTCCATTCTATCCCAAGTCCACTCGCCGAGGGTACCCCAGGAGGGCGCCGTGCTGGTCGCGCTGGGCTGTTTATCCTCCGCCGCCGCTTACCTGCAGCAAGCGTTCCTGTGGGAGGCTGCTTCCCGGTCCGTGTACAGGCTCAGAATTCACGTCTTCGATCGGATCCTCCAGAGGGACCTAGAGTTCTTCGAAGGCAATAATGGACTTCTGGCGGGAGATGTAGCATATCGGATGACTGCGGAGGCAGCGGATGTTTCTGAGGCTCTGTATGCTATCTTGAAT ATGACTGTGCCAAATACTCTACAGTTTGTGGCTATGGCTACTCAGATGATATCTGTTAGCCCGATGCTTTCGCTTTTAGCAGCATTT GCCGTTCCATGCATCTTGTTTTTCATTGCCTATCTTGGTGAGACACTTCGAAAAATCTCAAGGAAAGCAAGCATGAGTTCTGCTAGACTCTCAGCCTACCTAAACGAG GTACTTCCTTCAATGCTTGTTGTAAAGGCTAATATTGGAGAATCGAAAGAAAGCTTCCGATTTCAGACACTTGCTCTTGATAATCTGCTGCAACAActgaaaaaaaagaaaatgaaagctCTCATTCCTCAACTTGTGCAAGCCTTGTGCCTAGGAGGGCTACTGGTTCTCTGTGTTTGTTCAGTGGTTGTCTCCAGAAATTCCTTTGACTGTTCAAACCTTTTCTCATTCATAACTGCATTGATGCTTCTCATTGAGCCAATTAAG GGTGCAGGAAAAGCATACAATGAGCTGAAGCAAGGGGAGCCAGCAATAGAACGCTTGTTGGATCCAACAAGGTTCATCCCTAAG GTGACAGAGAAATCAGATGCTATTGATTTGGACTATGTTACTGGGGACATAAGGTTCTGTGGTGTTAAATTTAGATATGGAGATGACATGCCATATGTTCTTGATCAAGCGGATCTCCACATAAGACCAGGGGAGAGGGTTGCTCTTGTTGGGCCTTCTGGAGGAGGAAAGACAACTCTCAGCAAACTGCTTCTTCGGCTATATGACCCTCAATGCG GGTCTATTCTTGTGGACAATCATGACATTCAAGACGTCAAACTAAAAAGTTTACGAAAGCACATAGTTCTGGTGTCACAGGAATCG ATGCTCTTTTCAGGAACTGTTACTGAAAATATTGGCTATAGAGATTTGACTGGACAAATCAACCAGGCAGATGTTGAATACGCTGCTAGGATTGCCAATGCTGATGAATTCATTACAAAATTTGTAGAAGGCTATGAAACTAATATTGGACAAAGGGGTTCTCTCCTTAGTGGAGGGCAAAAACAAAG GTTAGCCATTGCAAGAGCACTTTATCAAAATGCATCATTACTTATTTTGGATGAAGCAACTTCTGCATTGGATGGAAAATCTGAGCTGCTGGTAAGAGAAGCCTTGAAGCGTCTAATGGAAAATCATACA gTCTTAGTAATTGCCCATCGACTCGAGACGGTCCAAATGGCAGATAGAGTTGTGGTTTTGGATAGAGGAAAGCTGACAgaaatttcaaaatcatctttCCTTAGTAGCGGTGGGCTATGCGATTCACATTTAGTTTAA